Proteins encoded together in one Maricaulis maris window:
- a CDS encoding PhzF family phenazine biosynthesis protein produces MTHRYAIFDVFTDQALAGNPLAVVFGADDLDAVSMQAIAGEFNLSETVFITEPRGRDADYGLRIFTPREELPFAGHPTIGATVALTLASGAAPGQRKRFVLEETVGDVTADGRANSERHGSARFFAPKLPEQVGELPDYAAIAAALGLQTGDLLDTPILGGVWSAGVPFAIVPIRDPARLSAITLDLAAFEDVFGGDEPVCALVVAKATLTEHTTDWRARMFGPHLGIVEDPATGSAAAAFAGLISEQGGLGEGEHGVDIYQGVEMGRPSLIRLRLKHEAGKLTDLMLGGDAVKIAEGTLFTGDLG; encoded by the coding sequence ATGACCCACCGATACGCCATTTTCGACGTCTTCACCGACCAGGCGCTGGCGGGAAATCCGCTGGCTGTGGTCTTTGGCGCGGATGATCTCGATGCGGTTTCCATGCAGGCCATCGCCGGTGAGTTCAACCTGTCCGAGACGGTCTTCATCACCGAACCGCGGGGCCGCGACGCGGATTACGGCTTGCGCATCTTCACCCCGCGCGAGGAATTGCCCTTCGCCGGGCACCCGACGATCGGCGCCACCGTCGCGCTGACCCTGGCCAGCGGTGCCGCGCCCGGCCAGCGCAAGCGCTTCGTGCTGGAGGAGACCGTCGGCGATGTGACCGCCGATGGCCGCGCCAATTCGGAGCGCCACGGCTCGGCTCGCTTCTTCGCGCCCAAACTGCCGGAACAGGTCGGGGAATTACCGGACTATGCCGCGATCGCCGCGGCGCTGGGGCTGCAGACCGGAGACTTGCTGGACACGCCGATCCTCGGTGGCGTCTGGTCGGCGGGCGTGCCCTTCGCCATCGTGCCGATCCGCGATCCGGCGCGCCTGTCCGCGATCACGCTGGACCTGGCGGCTTTCGAGGATGTGTTTGGCGGCGATGAGCCGGTTTGCGCACTCGTGGTCGCCAAGGCGACCCTGACCGAGCACACGACCGACTGGCGCGCACGCATGTTCGGCCCGCATCTCGGCATTGTCGAAGACCCGGCAACCGGCAGTGCCGCCGCCGCCTTTGCCGGCCTGATCAGTGAGCAGGGCGGCCTGGGCGAGGGCGAGCATGGCGTCGACATCTACCAGGGCGTCGAGATGGGACGACCCAGCCTGATCCGGCTCCGTCTCAAGCATGAGGCCGGCAAGCTGACCGATCTCATGCTGGGCGGTGATGCGGTGAAGATTGCCGAGGGCACGCTCTTCACCGGCGATCTCGGCTAG
- a CDS encoding ABC transporter permease, producing the protein MNWRGALTIYKAEMARTGRTLMQSILAPVISTSLYFVVFGAAIGSRMESIDGVGYGAFIVPGLIMMMILMQSVSNAAIGIYFPKFNGTVYELLSAPISAVEIVIGFVGAAASKSLVLGVLVLTTASFFVPLEIQHPFVMLAFLVMTAVTFSLFGFIIGIWADNFEQLNIVPMLIVTPLTFLGGSFYSISVLPPFWQTVTLFNPVVYLISGFRWSFYGVADVDIGISLAAIVGFFALCLFIVWRMFKTGYRLKT; encoded by the coding sequence ATGAACTGGCGCGGCGCACTGACCATCTACAAGGCCGAAATGGCCCGCACGGGGCGGACGCTGATGCAGTCCATCCTGGCGCCCGTGATCTCGACCTCGCTCTATTTCGTCGTCTTCGGGGCCGCCATCGGATCGCGCATGGAATCGATCGACGGCGTCGGCTATGGTGCCTTCATCGTGCCCGGCCTGATCATGATGATGATCCTGATGCAGTCGGTCTCCAATGCGGCCATCGGCATCTACTTCCCCAAGTTCAACGGCACGGTCTACGAGCTTCTGTCGGCGCCGATCTCGGCGGTCGAGATCGTGATCGGCTTCGTTGGCGCGGCAGCGAGCAAGTCGCTGGTGCTGGGCGTGCTCGTCTTGACCACGGCCTCGTTCTTCGTGCCGCTTGAAATCCAGCACCCCTTTGTGATGCTGGCCTTCCTGGTCATGACGGCGGTGACCTTCTCGCTGTTCGGCTTCATCATCGGCATCTGGGCCGATAATTTCGAACAGCTCAACATCGTGCCGATGCTGATCGTGACGCCGCTGACCTTCCTGGGTGGCAGTTTCTATTCGATCTCCGTCCTGCCACCCTTCTGGCAGACGGTGACGCTGTTCAACCCGGTCGTCTATCTGATCAGTGGCTTCCGCTGGAGCTTTTATGGAGTCGCCGATGTCGATATCGGTATCTCGCTTGCGGCGATCGTCGGCTTCTTTGCGCTCTGCCTCTTCATCGTCTGGCGGATGTTCAAGACCGGCTACCGGCTCAAGACGTAA